The following nucleotide sequence is from Mangifera indica cultivar Alphonso chromosome 1, CATAS_Mindica_2.1, whole genome shotgun sequence.
AATGCTCCGAAGATCAGCATCAACAGATAAACCATCTTCAGATATCAAgaatttatattgaaaagaCCCGGTGATTCTTGTAAACTGCAAGTGCTAGTTTACTTCTCCCCTCTGGCTCGTGTTAATTAAATCCATGTTGCAATTCTGAGTCATTTATATACTCAGCTATAACTGAATAGATTTTACCTATCATTCAAAGGGGACATGctaatgttaaaaatgaaaatcaatgaATAGTTACAAGGTTGAGGAAGAAGTTGGACTCTGCTATGcaaaatttgtgaaaataatattcaataggGATGCCGGAATTTGTCGAAGAGAATTGGTGTTATCTGGAAATGGGGTTGGAAATTTGATCATTCCTCGTATGCcagacaaaattgaaaatattctcAAAAGCTGTGCAAACCAATGGAGCCAAATTACAGAAACAGAGTTAAAAGGGCTTTCCAAGTCCCTGTATTggacaaattaatataaatgtattttttatatataatttgagtatataaattatctttaattcaaaatgatatgttattccTATTGAGACTACGGGTCATTACTTACTTGTGAACTACATGTCGGTTTCTTTCAAAACGACCTGTTGTACATTTATGAAATATTAGTCAGATCTCATGCACTTAGACCTGGTTacggttcatgaaccgatggtttcggttcgaaaccacTAGTTtacggttcaaaaaaataaaaactctgaACTGGAATCGTTACAGGACAGTTCGTAATCAGTTTGGAACTGACGGTTCTGATTCATAACCCCTATTCGAAATCGACATTAAACCATTGGTTTTAATTTATGACgcctatttattttttaattaataattataataattaagaataaaaaattaaaaaaacgcttatatttaattttttaattaaattttctacgTATCCATTTGAgatttagaaaaatcaaaatttacgtggttctatttactatttttcgagaatgaataaaaaaaattatataattaattataaaagataatgaaaaaaataatatataataaataaaattaattatagagataaattctataattaattatgaaattgtataataaaaaataataattattaaattatataaattaaaattagaattgataaaaataaaaaaggaatttaattaaatttgagataatttgattgagaTAGTATTAAGAATTaagagaatgagaaatgagaaatgagagatttgaaagattgaataatatttataaataaaattttatattaaaattttttttaaaaaaagccaAACTGCCATACTTTATACATTTGCAGGGGACCGGTCCCGCAAGAAGCAGCCATATTTTAGAATTTGCAGGGGACCGGtgtaaatgtttaaaatatggtGGTTCCTTGTAGCATTTTCCggttcatttaaaaaaataccggtttatgaatttttgaaCCGTCGGTTCGTGAAACCGGACATGAACCGACGGTTCCACTGTTCGAAAATATTAAAACCGGAACCGAACAGTTAAAATCCGGTTTCGATTCCGGTTCATCCGGTTCCGGTTTTGACGGTTCCGGTTCCGGTTTTAaacggtccggttcacgggccaaaccggcccgtggccaggactaCATGCACCTATGTTTAAGACTAAAACGTTGTTACCTTCAATGTGGGCCAATTTTATCCCCAAGCACAAATGTGGTAAAATCCAAGCCGTTGGCTTTGATTACAAACCTAAAGTCAGCCTTCTGATCAGAACCCTGAACTAAAAcatagagaagaaaaagataagaaaacAGAGCAGTACAAAAAACCCCATAGCCTCTAACAACTCAACAAATCTCTTCACTGGAGAATGAGCTTCTCTTCTTTAACCAGGTCATTTCaccttttgattttttttgaacATTCAGTTgtgattataattattttttttttcatttgcgTTGATTTTTCATTTCAGCTTTACTGCCTAGTTCTGACCGTGTTAATCGGTTGTATGTATACAGTGCGTGCAGTGTCTTAGGAAGCTCGTTCGTTCAGCTAGGGTTTCATTCTAATTCTTTAAATGGGattctattttcttcttctaagaagACAAAATTTGCTGTGAAGAAACTAACTGTGTCATGCTCTTCTTCTGGTATGTTCAATTATATCTCTAATTGATATTTCTTTTCAGATTAAAGAAGCTTTGTTCATCTGTAAGTTGTACTAGTGAAAAGTTTTTAGCTTTTCAATTGTCATCGGAGTTTAATTTCATCAACTTTCTAAACTAGTTTAAAGGGAACTCTATGTATGCTCATTACTAGAGGTTTTTGAACCAATTCAGAGCAAATTTGATATAAGAAGTGGTAAAATTAGAGAATTTAAGTTATAAGTGGACTTATTTTGTCAATTGTGGAAGGATACATGATTACAtgaaatggtttggtttggtgcAATGAATATAGCTGAAACCAGCAACGTAATGTGCAGAATAATAACATGCTGTATCAGTTGATGTTGTTACTGGGATTTGGtgattttcaaaactaaaccaGCTGTTGTTAGTTGCTGGAATTATATCTCTTATTCATGTTTTATATAGATCCGCTGTTGGTTAAGGCTGCAAAAGGACATCTTGTAAGTCGACCTCCAGCATGGATGATGCGCCAAGCAGGAAGGTATATGGCTGTTTATAGAAAGCTTGCAGAACAACACCCATCCTTCAGAGAGAGGTCAGAGACGACTGATCTCATTGTGCAAATTTCTTTGCAGCCTTGGGAAGCTTTCCGTCCAGATGGGGTTATCATATTCTCTGACATTCTTACTCCTCTACCTGCATTTGGTGTCCCATTTGACATAGATGAAATGAAAGGACCTGTTATTCAATCACCAATTTGTTTGGAGGAGGACTTAAAGGCATTACATCCCCTTGACTTGGAGAAACTTCAATTTGTGGGGGAATCCTTGAAGATTTTGCGCAAGGAGGTgacttctctttttcttttttcttttttccccttcACACAGACTGAAATGAGGTGAATATATTACATCTATTTGTGATATGGTAATAGATGATTGCCTATCATGctttctctaaaattttctgTTTGCATAGGTCGGTGATTATGCTGCAGTTTTGGGTTTTGTCGGAGCACCTTGGACAATTGCTACATATATCATTGAAGGGGGCACAACTCGCACATATACCACCATAAAGAGTATGTGCCATACAGCACCACATATATTAAGGGCTCTTCTCTCTCATTTAACAAAAGCAATATCTGAATACATTATCTTTCAAGTGGAGTCTGGGGCTCACTGCATACAAATATTTGATTCATGGGGTGGACAACTACCTCCACATATGTGGGAACTCTGGTCTGAGCCTTATATTAAAGAGGTAAGTTGGAGCTGCTTTATTCAATCCCAAGAAAGTTGTCTTCTTCTCAGCATTGCGATGTCACAGTGACATTGTCATTGTAAAAGCAACAATTATGCATAAAGGAGTTGGAGTGACATTGCTTTTTCTAATctcattttacattttttgttattttacttgAATTGGTTGCACCATCTCACTCTCTTGTGCAAGTATTCTGGTTGATCTTATGttattgatgatattgttatagACTTCAGTGAGAACAAAGATATAAATCCTTTTGATCAAAGGATGACATCTTGTGCCTAAAAGATCATTAGATTTTCTATTACTAGTTGTTTTTTGTTGCCTTGTTTTTGTCCTGGTTgtacttaaaaaaattgtatgatAACTAAGAATAAGTTTGGGGTTTCTGAATGTGCAGATTGTCAATTTAGTGAGGACTAAATGCCCTGACACACCACTTGTGCTGTACATTAATGGAAATGGTGGCCTCCTTGAGCAGATGAAAGGAACTGGTGTTGATGTGATTGGGCTTGACTGGACAGTTGACATGGCAGACGGGAGGAAACAATTGGGTAATGACATCAGTGTTCAGGGAAATGTTGACCCTGCTTTCTTATTCGCTCCTTTACCTGCATTGACAGATGAAATTCAAAGGTAATTATTTCGTGTTCCTACTGggctttatatatttattgattggGTTTGTCACATCTAGGATGTAAGGAATTTCCACACTATGTTGGTATGTTAGCAAGTAATCACCAT
It contains:
- the LOC123221452 gene encoding uroporphyrinogen decarboxylase 1, chloroplastic, with amino-acid sequence MSFSSLTSACSVLGSSFVQLGFHSNSLNGILFSSSKKTKFAVKKLTVSCSSSDPLLVKAAKGHLVSRPPAWMMRQAGRYMAVYRKLAEQHPSFRERSETTDLIVQISLQPWEAFRPDGVIIFSDILTPLPAFGVPFDIDEMKGPVIQSPICLEEDLKALHPLDLEKLQFVGESLKILRKEVGDYAAVLGFVGAPWTIATYIIEGGTTRTYTTIKSMCHTAPHILRALLSHLTKAISEYIIFQVESGAHCIQIFDSWGGQLPPHMWELWSEPYIKEIVNLVRTKCPDTPLVLYINGNGGLLEQMKGTGVDVIGLDWTVDMADGRKQLGNDISVQGNVDPAFLFAPLPALTDEIQRVVKCAGPKGHILNLGHGVLVGTPEEAVAHFFEVVKSLKYDSSSQSRMLEESKSVV